The Spodoptera frugiperda isolate SF20-4 chromosome 2, AGI-APGP_CSIRO_Sfru_2.0, whole genome shotgun sequence genome includes the window GCTCATTAACGGAGGTGTAGGTAGACCTATTGCTcgcaattattttataatgagcGAAATGAGGCAAcgtatataaatacatacaacaaaaagcaagtctaatttaaaaaataatgaatacagttctaaaaagaaacataaatttttgtcatataatatgACATGTATAACATATAAATGCTCAAAAATTTGCCTTTGTGTCCATTTCCatattaagggtgcttttctaccagagatgtactacGAAGATatattagctaagctgtgaaactatgtgaccgattccactgatattaaggtATGTGTGTGAGTAAattgtgcagctcgagtatgcggtgtatcgatagtagggaagccatccatggcACGCGtccatagtacacatccatagcacgcatttttctatataaaaagatagcttagctgagttcgtttctaccagtgctaagttatgtgtaacaatgaatatgaatatacCCTAAGAATGCAGTTTTATATCATATTTTGatgtacctactttaattaaatgtaggtaattGGTAGCACTGCACTGTTAgctcggtggctgggcaactggctgccgtgcaacgcgtagcgggttcgattcccgcatggagtaactctttgtgtgaaaaaaattttgtttcgggtctgggtgtcatgtgcatgtgaaattgtaggtttgtaaacacacccacgacacaagataAATTCCTaacgtggggcaacgtttttttaaaagacaaagATAAAGCAAAAAGACAAATTGATATCGGAACATTTAAAAACTCATCTATCATCGTATCTGatgtatgaaacatttttttctttttattcattcGCGAAATAATCCCAACATTTGAATCGCAAATCGCTTAAAATGCATAATTCAGCTCATATTTTAGcatcataaaattatatatttacattgCCCACTCAATTCTGCTTCGGTTAACTGTTCGATTGTTTGTGATAATAACCGATTTATAACAAACAAACGAGGCTTGTACTGCTAATAGTCTAAGAGCTACTGAAACCTTGAAATTATGTTCATTTTCCACCATTAAGTAAGTACCATTCCAGACTccatactactgagaaatttttggaTAACCGAAAAAATACCAGGAATACCCGTAAATAATTGCCCGATccggaaatcaaacccgagatcccttgctcggcagtcgtacttgcgaccactcgaacaacgaggcagtcgtcagccctattacatgggacttataacacaaatggtgaaaattgggtgtacattgtacagcggtacCAAGTGCCGTAATCTGCACCCTTTTGGGGATTATGAATCGTCTTAGAATGTAATGAATCGGcatcctataaaaaaaatcaatctaGTCTTACAGGATGAACCTATTTGGATATTTGAAAAGTTCAGTAGCTCTTAGACTATAATACAACAGTACGTGGCGTTTGAATTTAGAAGGATTTATTTGCTAAACGAATACGATTGTTGCTTCTGCAGACGAATTTGGTGCGTTCATGTTCTATAAATAGCGTTTTAAAGTgctttttgctttatttttggTTTGTGGAGTTCGTTTTTGGATTGTTGTTGTGAGTAATAGTTTGACGGTCTTGGTAACGAGTACTATAATGGATTCTTAAGTGAaaagaataaattttaatacatataataaatgtatgtctTGTGTACAAGAACCGTTTAGTCAGAGTGGTATCATGTCATGTGTTAGAgtgcttttctatcagagatgtgctatgctacattgctgtggatacgtttggttTCCACAGCAGTGCAAGTtgtcatatattattttctgtatCCTAATCAATGTATACTGTTTAGAAGATTtccacttaatatttttttggctaAATGAAAAAGATCGGTAGAATCTATTGCCAATTTTCGTTAATAGAAGAATTATATCATTCTCAAAAAATTGTATGAATCTCATTATTGAAGgaacattaaaatacatttagtaaactagtaattttatagtttattttttatagttagatATATATCACTAATAAAGgttcttataaattaaaataataaatcacagaCTTAAACAAACGCAGATTTAATAAGTAATCGATGGTTCATGTTGATGTTTAATTACTGGAATACTTCTTTACACTCTTACAGCCTCGACTGaaatagaaagaaaagaataattattacaactgttcaattaaaactacaaaacaaatcAGTTCTAATAACATACTAAATAGGACTTTCTTTTTGAAGGggtaaagtcatccaatgacttctcctgccttgggtgaggcgagagggagtgtcagacccttactgactaaaaaccatcccgtccCTACTCCTACGTTGAGCCGCAGCTCCAGATAAATAGGACTAATAACATAGCAAAACTgccaaaaatataccaaaagaACTTCCCTTCAAAGAATGACAGTAGCGATACCCAATTACCTACTTGaagagttattaaaaaaatcaatagttATTTACCGCGCCAGTACAAACAATAATGTGccacaaaatttatttataatagtgtTACAAATTTTCTTACCTCAGGTCCAGTGTGGATGGCCAAGACCATGTCGAACTCGTTGGCTCCAAGAGAGATGTGAGCGCGACCGTCGCCGCCGACGGTGACGCGCTTGCCAGTGCAGTTGCTGCCGCTCTTCTCACCAGAGATGACGTCACAGTAAGTACCAGCGGGCAGGCAAGTCtgtgtaaagaaagaaaatatgagTAAGTGTATAAACTTAATTCTACAAGTAAATTTAAgtcatttacatacatacatatcacctttaatccccgaaggggtaggcagaggtgcacattatggcacgtaatgccactgtgtacacccacatttcacaatttatgttgtaagtcccatgtaataggtggtgagcctattgccatatatcgggcacatttccagactccgtgctaccactgagaattttttgaaaaaccgaaaaaagcccagtgatacttcgcccgacccgggaatcgaacccgagaccccttgctcggcagtcgcacttgcaaccactcggccaaggaGGCAGTCATTAATTTAGtcatttgtatgtaaaaatctaaatacctCAAATAGCTATTGACAACATACCTGGAGGGTCTCGTTCAAGTCCCAGTATTCATTGTTGAAAGCGACGAAACCAGCGTTTCCTCTGCAGAAGGCAATCTGGTTGCCGCCGTTGTCCCACCAGTTGGATAGAGCGCTGTTGCCAGCCTGGTTTCTGAAGGCAACCATGCTGTAGATCTGGCGCCAACGGTGCTCACAGATCCATCCGTTACCGCAGGATTGGTCCTGAAGAAATAAAAGAAGTTGAAGATGGTATCCAATGGGTGCTAATTTGACTCTCTTGTATTCCATAAAAGGCCTAATTTATCTGATATCTGTTTAAAGTATTGAAACTTACAGAGTTGATGGAGGGAGAGATGATGTTGCCGCTGCTGTCCATTGGAGGTCCAGCCTCAGTGTCGTGGAAGTCGAAGGAGCTCATCAGCTGAGGCCAGCCGTAAGGATGGGCCAACATGAAGGCAATAGCACCCTTGTACTGTTTAGCGTTCTTGTAGGTAAGGATGTTTCCACCAGCACCGTGACCTCTTTGGTTGTCGTGGTTGTCAATGAAGGTAAGAGAATCGCCAGAAGCAAGAAGACCCCATGCAGGTCCGAAGTTGTGCAACCATCTGAGTTGGTTTCCACGGTTGAAGGCGCGGCTGAGTTCCATACCGAATTTGAACTCTGTGACGGCGGCAAGAGGAGTGTACTCATCGCGGGAGATGACTTCACCACCAAGGTCAATGACTTCCTGGTAGATGTAAGGGCGAGCGCCAGAGGGGAAACCGTGGGCAGTGTTGAGGTTGTGTAGCCTGTCGTAGATGACACGCAAGTCTCCGGGCCACATGTGTTTGGCAGCGTCAATTCTGTTGGCAAATAGAATTAAGATTATTgtagaaactaaaataaataactgccaGGTAAAATTGCTCTTAACTGGTAAACAACTGGTCATTGggaatacaattaatattttacctgAATCCAGCAACACCCAAGTTGATGAGGTGGTTCATGTAGTTTACGATCTGTTGACGGACGTATTCATTGCCCTGGTTCAAGTCCTTCAGACCAGACAGCTCGCAGTTACGTACCTATAACAGGATAAAGAAATTGTAGAAAGAAGAACGTAGTTCCATATCACACTGACTTATCTATGGATACCACATTCTGAGTAAAAATATCTACGAATTTCGTTTAACGAAACTAATAACAAAGAACGCAattaatctatacttctatactaatacataaagctgaagaagctgtttatttgaacgcgctaatctctggaactactggtccgatttgaataattctttttgtgttgggtagtgcatttatcaaggaaggctaaaggctataaaacatcacgctatgaccaataggagccaagcagagcaaaccgcgcggaagtagctagtgttaaACAAATTACCCTATCAGCGCAGCAGCCGTAGTCGTGGCCTTGAATGACACAGTGGGGCCAGTTGAAGTCGTTCCTGCCGTATGGCACGCCAGGGTAGCCCCAGTTGCCGAAGTCGGCGGTGCTGCCACCAGTACCAGTGTTCTCATTCCATGTGCCTGTCATGTGGTTGATGATGGCATCGACGTAGATTCTGTAAAGAAGAAacagatttaaaataatgaaagagATTGTTAAGTAAAAAGAATTCGAAGACtgaaagaattttattaatgttaagcctttaactgccatcagaaaattgttgaaggcaaatcctccactaacgtaggtcaccggtgatctaCGTGACAGTTAACTTGAGAGGACAACTTTTTTGAGAATAACCGAATCAAATTCTTCTCTAGTTTAGTAGTGATTAGGATTcatgttccttataatcatcaTGAACAAAGGACTGAAGGGAACTTAAGTTGTTTGTTACTGTTGATAATGATATCATTATAATTGAAACTCTACACAGCTGATGATAAGGTAATACAAATTCCTTGCTGGCTTGCTTAATCCTCGGAAATTATCACTATCTTGATAATAATGGGTGTTAAAGCTATCTGAATGAAAATCTCAAAAGGCTAAGAACTAACCTGACACCAGCGTCGTTACATTTGCGCACCATGTTAGCGAACTGTTGTTCGTTACCGGAGCGGGTGACAAGGCGGTAGGAGATGGGCTGGTAACGTTCCCACCAGGGGCGTTGGCGAGACCAGATGGCAAGGTTCTCATTGGGAGGAGAGATCTGAAAAGAAGAATTGGAGCCATTACTACAAAAACTCAGAAAATTTAAGAAACTCGTCTTAAAAACATATGGACCGTTTGAAATAAGTCCAGACTTAGTTGAAGATCAGTAATCTGCTATCCAAACACATAATTCTTCTCTTATCTTCTCTCTTCTTCTTAAGAGATGACtaagaaaagatatttaattacttttctgTTGATAAAATGGTATGACGCTTCTATATGTTATTATCAATTTAATGCTATCAAGAATTGATACTGTCATGGCGGTAATCTTGAATACTGTAGATACCTcctgttattaaattaatacacgaTATGACTTGTTAAAAACAGAGATTGATAGTCGTTGATAAAGGTTTTTGTAGATTTGTCATCTATTAAGTGGGCCTATCCACGCAATCGATAAATAAACTTGATTAAGATCTTTAGCATTGTTTTTAGGCTTATTTCTGTTGGTTGAGGTTTAAGTGACCGATACCGATACCTACAACTACTGGTCTAGTCAGTCTACTGGCCTCTAATAGAATTCTGCGTTTTGATCTAGCGATTGAGATAAAtataatgaatacaaaataGGAGCACTTTCTTCAGCTTCTCGagaaatcattaatttatttttagggtACAAGCCGGCaaaccagcagacggatcacctgatggtaagcaatcaccgccacccatggacaccagaggcgttacaagtgcgttgcgggcttttgggggtttgtaatttaagggttgttgggtaatcggggattgggaagggggtaattgggcctccggtatataaatacctactaaaattGGATAACTACAAAAGAACAATTCGATTTTTGCTTCTTACCTGAATACCACCATATCCTCTGGGTCCTAAGAAAGTTTCGCACTCTCTTGCGATGTCATCCCACTTCCACTCAAACAGGTGAACCATAGTCGTACGGCCTGATGCATAGTGAGGGTTTTTGTAGGCCAGTGCCAGAGTCACGGCCGCCAGGCAAAGGATGAGCCGAAACATCCTGAAAAACCACAATATAATAGTCAAACACTAGTAAATATGGCAAATTAACGACACTAAAATGATTTTTCGAACacttttaatgaataaatgttcgCAATTGAGATCATGAACACGAAGTGCAGTGAAATTGATACTCTATTTGAAATCGAATAACATGATAAAGTAACACGTAGCTCTGCCTATTCTGCCAATAGGTAcgattatttattgttacaatCAACTGCATTGAACAACAAATCActattaatttatctattaAATGCAGTAAAATAGCGTCCATATTTTCACAATAAAAGATTTAAAGAAgatatttgttaaatataaatactataattttacaCAAGCCAGATAGAAAATTACCGTGTTCTAATGAAGAAATGCTTCCTACTAAAACACACACTTTGAAATTGTATTATCtatttgtattcaataaaaCACTCTATACTGACTTGACTAAGGTACACAATGAATTGTTGATCCACTacctatgtaatattataatcacgATATTTTGCTTGACGTAACTAAACAATACGATACGATACAATTTATCAATAGACTATGTATGTGTTTTGAAATGAGAGTATTGTAATGATTATTTCCTCAATATTACTCGGATACATAGAAGAGTCATATAGTTGCAGTGTTTGTTATGtgctatgtttgaaataaaaaatcaactaaAGTTTTATTAACGCGTAATATTCGCGGATTCTTGGTATTCGAACGCAGATCCACACtaaacacaatgtgttttctattgttttatatatacCTGTCTTATATACTTGTGTACGAGAGATTAAAGAGAGGTTAAAAGATGGCAAAAATGTTATTGACCAAACAAAACAGAACAtgtaataattcaatttaaagtgcaatttacaaatattttactctagatattatttatgtattaaatcaaaatataattaaacggATGCTATTTGTGAGAAAAACGCAGTATAAAGCAAATGAcgatttttaatatctttttataagaatgatatttttattactgaaaatcAGTGATGGTGATAAGTATCTCATAAAATGAGAGATAATACTACAccatgatattataaaaaagtgaattttaaatgaaattgtaagAAATTGACTTACCTTACGCTTATTACCCCTTAGTGCACTATAACAGTAGATAGAAAAGTCTGCGTTGGCCCTCCTACTGCGCCCACGCTTATATACAACGAGATAAAAACCTCAGTCTACGACTTAATATCTATattatcttttaattattataatcttcgATAAAATGgtccaaaaacaataataatctaaGATTTCGTACGATGATTGTAATTATACTTAAGATTTTTggatattatataatttttttgtagtAGAAAGTTCTAAAATACATGCAGATTTTTTGATAAATGCATCAACGAGGATGCATGATAGCgcaattaggtattttaatgaCATTTATGTACAAtctcaataacaataataataaatgaatgtttttaCTCACTTCTTCGATGTACATAAGTAAACAAGtactgtattattttgttttttaatctgtAATTACTTcatattgttgttgttatttgaaATCGAAATTTTGACATTAGTAGACGTCTCAATTGTTGTgttagatatattatatattttgttaatgtcAGTGACCATTACTTAGCTGTAAGTTATAGTTTACCTTTTTGCGTGTTCCGAACTAACGAATGctgtatattaaattatgtgTCTACTAaaatgtcatttaaaaaaaatattaatgaagtactaacttctgccagcagcttcgggATACAAAGTAGCCTATATTATTATGACGcctatatctattatataaaaataagtctttttattattcctgacgctataactccagaacgcaggaaccgatttccacggttttacattcgttggaaaggtcttccatgaggtttatagcaaagaaaatttaggaataAAATCTAGAGAAACGCAGGAAGACAGGAAAATCACTGATGGCGatacggagttcgccgggtttactagtgatatataataatattccaaATTTAATCTCGGTCCTTTCAGTTGTTTTGATGtgaagtaaacaaacaaacaatcaagtATACAAACTTtcggatttataatattagtaggatgtcTTGAGTTTCattttcatcatcaacagttTTTTATCGTCCTTAATTTTGACACTTGGTAGCCGGAGTGGAGTTTGCAGTTTAAATAGTTTAGGTTTTTTCAGAGTGCGTTGATACCTGATAGTTTTCAAATATGTGGTTCTTAAGTTGGCATTTAAGACATCTAGGTGTTCTACTATGCATTCAAGATTGAGATTAACAAgaataaacgtattttttttaaatacaaattaagttattttgaatcttatttcaatgaatttagaatttattgaTACCACAATGCCGCGGCATGCCACGGCACGACACGGATGCCGTACTGTACCATGCCGTGTCGTGCCGGCAGTGGGCGCTGACGTTAATTACTCATTCGAAGTAGCTTCGAATGGGGAAGAATGAACAAGAAAGTaagaaactattattttatttcatagtaTCGCTCTATTGCaagacattaatttttattcaataatacaATAGTACAGTTATTACGGACCAAGAACTTTCTACTATTTtcatatctatttatataacaCGGTTTTTAacagttagaaaaaaaaacaacattgattttaacattttatttatgatacatgctaacaattttcattatccctaaaaatgtatttttaattcaagaatgataatttaaaagattttttataacttttctcCTGTTCTTCGTAATGGCATCGTGACTGTGCTGATGCTTGCATGTAAACTTCTTAGTACCTAGTTTGCATGAatgactgaaaaaaaaaaaacattgaaaccataaaatataataacaaatgtAAGAAGGCCATTTTTTGCTACTTAGGTGAGGAAGCGTTAGactcttgttttttttatggtgaaCAATCacccaatggcttctcccgccctgggcgaagcgagaggaagtgtccaacttttactaactaaaaaccacttcattcctactcctactgttcgagacggagccccggtagcacGCTTGGTAGTCTGGAACTCTGGGATAACAATGCAATATCCCTTTTCTCAcacatgtacctatgtacctatactaCTACTAAAATCTTAAATTCATCAATACTCCATGACAGTCTATTGCGAGACTGCATATAAAGGGTTTagcatattaaaattaaactcataacatttattccaattaaaccataaacagGTGCTTTTGAAATGTCcacaaaggaaaaaaaatatagtctgTAAGTCAGTCAGTCTGACTGTCGGTGAAGcaaggtgctcattccaaagtgtagcttcgaatggagaagaacgagcaaggaacttgttactattaaaaaaatatatgtaaaaaattGTTTCAATCAATAATTGTACATTTATACGAAAACAATGCagagataataataactatttattaaactaCTGTAAATGATTTGAAACATGTATTATAGGTACTTCATGAAAACGTCGAATCGTGTTTTTACGCATTAATGTCTTCTAGCACCGTCAATAAAAGCAAAAACactagacaaataaatattgtcctATGTCAACATTAATGTTTATTGCTGCTTACCTGCATTGATCAATATTAcgtcatattattttatcaataatacctaatattgtaaatctgattacCAACagataagtaaataggtacattaacaTCGATGCACGACGGAAGAGCGTGATTATTCCAAAATTATCAGATAATACTAAGATTATAGTataccataattattatgaacaataataccaaaacataattatcatgaACACTGCACATTAAGGACACAAGATTACGGAACAAAGGTTAAGAAGTAATAGATTATAACACAACCGGATAAGATTTAAAATCGCTTGCTGATTATAAATATTGCATCTGTGTAACCATATTACTTTTAGCTTTTTAGAtaagttttttttgttagtataagccggtaaacgattagacgaatcacctgatgccCAATTATCTCACTTCCCAATCATCCTAAACCCCGAATTCCCAATAttacctttaaattcctaaccccccaaaaaactgcacttgtaacgtctctagtatttcgggtgaccatgggcagcagcgattgctcaccatcaggtgatctgtctgcttgtttaccgggttataccataaaaaaaatcgctatttcagtgtgattgagtaataaataatatacacacTTGTATTATCTTATTGGAACTATTCAAGTGTATAGTACTATCTTAGATTTAATACGAACCTCAGTCCCGACATGTATAGCAAGATGCAGCTCTTCTCCAGCACCAGATAATGTGATTGA containing:
- the LOC118268996 gene encoding alpha-amylase 2, coding for MFRLILCLAAVTLALAYKNPHYASGRTTMVHLFEWKWDDIARECETFLGPRGYGGIQISPPNENLAIWSRQRPWWERYQPISYRLVTRSGNEQQFANMVRKCNDAGVRIYVDAIINHMTGTWNENTGTGGSTADFGNWGYPGVPYGRNDFNWPHCVIQGHDYGCCADRVRNCELSGLKDLNQGNEYVRQQIVNYMNHLINLGVAGFRIDAAKHMWPGDLRVIYDRLHNLNTAHGFPSGARPYIYQEVIDLGGEVISRDEYTPLAAVTEFKFGMELSRAFNRGNQLRWLHNFGPAWGLLASGDSLTFIDNHDNQRGHGAGGNILTYKNAKQYKGAIAFMLAHPYGWPQLMSSFDFHDTEAGPPMDSSGNIISPSINSDQSCGNGWICEHRWRQIYSMVAFRNQAGNSALSNWWDNGGNQIAFCRGNAGFVAFNNEYWDLNETLQTCLPAGTYCDVISGEKSGSNCTGKRVTVGGDGRAHISLGANEFDMVLAIHTGPESRL